The following proteins are encoded in a genomic region of Danio rerio strain Tuebingen ecotype United States chromosome 16, GRCz12tu, whole genome shotgun sequence:
- the smpd5 gene encoding sphingomyelin phosphodiesterase 5 (The RefSeq protein has 3 substitutions compared to this genomic sequence), producing MSLRESPFPNGFLEGLHAVGWGLIFPCFWFLDRLIAVCISTTLERMWRLEQECYLHPLKVVFGSILFFILFVISTPFALLGFILWAPLQAIRRPFSYHKQEQSIPMENRNARWEEMGKISFGFLTANLCLLPDGIARFNNLGHTQKRALVIGKSIVQGVTRPHIRIFVDSPSSCGTVTPSSSLIPQPNASSYGSVDASGELPDAIEVNEITPKPNCNQNSNHQKHPPRSLRTLLRDADIPMEVSALFPPSVDIVCLQEVFDKRAARKLTQALGPLYGHVLYDVGVYACHPAGSCSSFKFFNSGLFLASRFPIMEAEYRCFPNGRGEDALAAKGLLTVKVDIGLQKGEKRMVGFINCTHLHAPEGDGAIRFEQLNMLSKWTSEFQTLNRRDDELPLFDVLCGDFNFDNCSPDDRLEQSHSVFDEYTDPCRAAAGKEKPWVIGTLLEQPTLYDENMRTPDNLQRTLESEDLRKDFISPPVALDGVPLVYPEADQPWIGRRIDYLLYKEKSGHRTEVEELTYVTQLAGLTDHIPVGFRLSVSLDSEQN from the exons ATGTCTTTAAGAGAGTCTCCTTTCCCCAATGGTTTCCTGGAGGGTCTCCATGCTGTAGGATGGGGTCTAATCTTCCCGTGTTTCTGGTTCCTGGACCGCCTGATCGCCGTCTGCATCTCCACCACACTGGAGCGCATGTGGAGGCTCGAGCAGGAGTGTTACCTCCATCCTCTTAAAGTGGTCTTCGGCTCCATCCTCTTCTTCATCCTATTCGTAATCTCCACCCCGTTCGCACTTTTAGGATTCATACTATGGGCTCCACTGCAAGCAATACGCCGACCGTTCTCATACCACAAACAAGAGCAAAGCATTCCCATGGAAAACCGCAATGCACGATGGGAAGAGATGGGAAAAATCAGCTTTGGGTTTCTGACTGCAAACGTGTGCCTGCTTCCTGATGGAATCGCAAGGTTTAATAATCTCGGACACACCCAAAAACGTGCGCTGATCATCGGGAAAAGCATCGTCCAAGGTGTAACCCGTCCACACATTCGCATATTTGTTGACTCTCCGAGCAGCTGTGGGACGGTTACACCTTCAAGTAGTTTAATCCCACAACCGAATGCATCTTCATACGGATCTGTGGATGCTTCCGGAGAACTTCCCGATGCAATTGAAGTCAACGAAATAACTCCAAAACCCAATTGCAACCAAAACTCCAACCACCAAAAGCATCCGCCACGATCTTTACGAACTCTTCTACGAGATGCTGATATACCGATGGAAGTGTCTGCCTTATTCCCGCCGTCCGTGGATATCGTTTGCCTTCAGGAGGTTTTCGATAAAAGGGCTGCGCGGAAGCTCACGCAAGCTCTCGGACCACTATATGGGCACGTTCTCTACGATGTTGGAGTTTACGCATGTCATCCTGCTGGATCGTGCTCttcttttaagttttttaataGCGGTTTGTTTCTGGCTAGTCGCTTTCCGATTATGGAGGCTGAGTACCGATGCTTTCCTAATGGCAGAGGAGAAGATGCGCTGGCGGCTAAAGGACTGCTCACTGTAAAG GTGGACATTGGGTTACAGAAGGGGGAGAAGAGAATGGTCGGCTTTATAAACTGCACTCATCTCCACGCTCCTGAAG gTGACGGGGCGATTCGCTTCGAGCAGCTCAACATGTTGAGCAAGTGGACGAGTGAATTTCAGACGCTGAACAGACGAGATGATGAGCTGCCTTTATTTGATGTTCTCTGTGGAGACTTCAACTTCGACAACTGCTCTCCTG ATGACCGATTGGAGCAGAGCCACAGTGTGTTTGATGAATATACAGATCCGTGTCGAGCCGCAGCGGGGAAAGAGAAGCCCTGGGTCATtg GAACACTATTGGAGCAACCAACGCTCTATGATGAGAACATGAGGACACCGGACAACCTGCAGCG GACTCTGGAGAGTGAAGATCTGCGTAAGGACTTTATTTCTCCACCGGTCGCGCTCGACGGTGTTCCTCTGGTTTATCCTGAAGCCGATCAGCCCTGGATCGGCCGACGCATCGATTATCTGCTGTATAGAGAGAAATCTGGGCACAGAACC GAAGTGGAAGAGCTGACATACGTGACTCAGCTGGCCGGACTGACGGATCATATTCCTGTGGGCTTCAGACTCTCTGTGTCTCTGGATTCAGAGCAGAACTGA
- the smpd5 gene encoding sphingomyelin phosphodiesterase 5 isoform X1, with protein MSLRESPFPNGFLEGLHAVGWGLIFPCFWFLDRLIAVCISTTLERMWRLEQECYLHPLKVVFGSILFFILFVISTPFALLGFILWAPLQAIRRPFSYHKQEQSIPMENRNARWEEMGKISFGFLTANVCLLPDGIARFNNLGHTQKRALIIGKSIVQGVTRPHIRIFVDSPSSCGTVTPSSSLIPQPNASSYGSVDASGELPDAIEVNEITPKPNCNQNSNHQKHPPRSLRTLLRDADIPMEVSALFPPSVDIVCLQEVFDKRAARKLTQALGPLYGHVLYDVGVYACHPAGSCSSFKFFNSGLFLASRFPIMEAEYRCFPNGRGEDALAAKGLLTVKVDIGLQKGEKRMVGFINCTHLHAPEGDGAIRFEQLNMLSKWTSEFQTLNRRDDELPLFDVLCGDFNFDNCSPDDRLEQSHSVFDEYTDPCRAAAGKEKPWVIGTLLEQPTLYDENMRTPDNLQRTLESEDLRKDFISPPVALDGVPLVYPEADQPWIGRRIDYLLYREKSGHRTEVEELTYVTQLAGLTDHIPVGFRLSVSLDSEQN; from the exons ATGTCTTTAAGAGAGTCTCCTTTCCCCAATGGTTTCCTGGAGGGTCTCCATGCTGTAGGATGGGGTCTAATCTTCCCGTGTTTCTGGTTCCTGGACCGCCTGATCGCCGTCTGCATCTCCACCACACTGGAGCGCATGTGGAGGCTCGAGCAGGAGTGTTACCTCCATCCTCTTAAAGTGGTCTTCGGCTCCATCCTCTTCTTCATCCTATTCGTAATCTCCACCCCGTTCGCACTTTTAGGATTCATACTATGGGCTCCACTGCAAGCAATACGCCGACCGTTCTCATACCACAAACAAGAGCAAAGCATTCCCATGGAAAACCGCAATGCACGATGGGAAGAGATGGGAAAAATCAGCTTTGGGTTTCTGACTGCAAACGTGTGCCTGCTTCCTGATGGAATCGCAAGGTTTAATAATCTCGGACACACCCAAAAACGTGCGCTGATCATCGGGAAAAGCATCGTCCAAGGTGTAACCCGTCCACACATTCGCATATTTGTTGACTCTCCGAGCAGCTGTGGGACGGTTACACCTTCAAGTAGTTTAATCCCACAACCGAATGCATCTTCATACGGATCTGTGGATGCTTCCGGAGAACTTCCCGATGCAATTGAAGTCAACGAAATAACTCCAAAACCCAATTGCAACCAAAACTCCAACCACCAAAAGCATCCGCCACGATCTTTACGAACTCTTCTACGAGATGCTGATATACCGATGGAAGTGTCTGCCTTATTCCCGCCGTCCGTGGATATCGTTTGCCTTCAGGAGGTTTTCGATAAAAGGGCTGCGCGGAAGCTCACGCAAGCTCTCGGACCACTATATGGGCACGTTCTCTACGATGTTGGAGTTTACGCATGTCATCCTGCTGGATCGTGCTCttcttttaagttttttaataGCGGTTTGTTTCTGGCTAGTCGCTTTCCGATTATGGAGGCTGAGTACCGATGCTTTCCTAATGGCAGAGGAGAAGATGCGCTGGCGGCTAAAGGACTGCTCACTGTAAAG GTGGACATTGGGTTACAGAAGGGGGAGAAGAGAATGGTCGGCTTTATAAACTGCACTCATCTCCACGCTCCTGAAG gTGACGGGGCGATTCGCTTCGAGCAGCTCAACATGTTGAGCAAGTGGACGAGTGAATTTCAGACGCTGAACAGACGAGATGATGAGCTGCCTTTATTTGATGTTCTCTGTGGAGACTTCAACTTCGACAACTGCTCTCCTG ATGACCGATTGGAGCAGAGCCACAGTGTGTTTGATGAATATACAGATCCGTGTCGAGCCGCAGCGGGGAAAGAGAAGCCCTGGGTCATtg GAACACTATTGGAGCAACCAACGCTCTATGATGAGAACATGAGGACACCGGACAACCTGCAGCG GACTCTGGAGAGTGAAGATCTGCGTAAGGACTTTATTTCTCCACCGGTCGCGCTCGACGGTGTTCCTCTGGTTTATCCTGAAGCCGATCAGCCCTGGATCGGCCGACGCATCGATTATCTGCTGTATAGAGAGAAATCTGGGCACAGAACC GAAGTGGAAGAGCTGACATACGTGACTCAGCTGGCCGGACTGACGGATCATATTCCTGTGGGCTTCAGACTCTCTGTGTCTCTGGATTCAGAGCAGAACTGA